Proteins encoded by one window of Halomonas chromatireducens:
- a CDS encoding GlxA family transcriptional regulator, whose product MNDIKGPTHAAGRTNKSAALIDMASGASLSVGFVLLHRFTLFPFAAFVDCLRLAADEGDRSRQLRCHWTFMTSTGHEAVSSCGAAVSPCLTYRDPGEFDYIVVIGGVQDQQDRVDTTALAYLRQAAAAQVPLVGLCTGVFALIQAGLMKDRRCCVSWYHHHDMVQRFPAIEPVADRLFIDDGDRITCAGGAAGADLAAYLVERHLGKAWAMKSLHIMQLDEARTGVHAQPQPVVFGKVEDRLVRRSIALLEQHLGEAISMEVLAERVGTSRRNLERRFREVLGVGPQKFARDLRLRYGLWLLHYTGKSITEIGERCGFADTPHFSRHFRSAFGMTPSQMRKRASEPGGDKVDPFFLHVEGRPAL is encoded by the coding sequence ATGAACGACATCAAAGGCCCTACTCACGCTGCAGGCCGAACCAACAAGAGTGCCGCCTTGATCGATATGGCATCAGGTGCGTCGCTCTCCGTCGGTTTCGTCCTGCTGCACCGCTTCACCCTGTTCCCCTTTGCGGCCTTTGTCGACTGCCTGCGACTGGCGGCCGACGAGGGTGATCGCAGCCGCCAGCTGCGCTGCCACTGGACTTTCATGACCAGCACTGGTCATGAGGCCGTTTCCAGCTGCGGTGCTGCGGTCTCACCCTGCCTGACGTACCGGGATCCCGGTGAATTCGACTACATCGTGGTGATCGGCGGTGTCCAGGACCAGCAGGACCGGGTCGATACCACGGCGCTGGCCTACCTGCGCCAGGCGGCGGCTGCTCAGGTGCCGCTGGTCGGGCTGTGTACCGGGGTATTCGCCCTTATCCAGGCGGGGCTGATGAAGGATCGGCGCTGCTGTGTCAGCTGGTATCACCATCACGACATGGTCCAGCGTTTTCCCGCCATCGAGCCGGTGGCCGACCGGCTCTTCATCGATGATGGCGACCGCATCACCTGCGCGGGAGGCGCGGCAGGGGCGGACCTGGCCGCCTACCTGGTCGAGCGGCACCTGGGGAAAGCGTGGGCCATGAAGAGCCTGCATATCATGCAGCTCGACGAAGCGCGCACCGGGGTCCATGCACAACCGCAGCCGGTGGTCTTCGGCAAGGTCGAGGATCGCCTGGTGCGTCGCTCTATCGCCCTTCTCGAGCAGCACCTGGGTGAAGCGATCTCGATGGAGGTGCTTGCCGAGCGCGTAGGGACGTCGCGTCGCAATCTGGAACGTCGCTTCCGTGAGGTGCTGGGCGTCGGCCCCCAGAAGTTTGCCCGAGACCTGCGGCTGCGCTACGGGCTCTGGCTGCTGCACTACACCGGCAAGAGCATCACCGAGATCGGCGAGCGCTGCGGTTTCGCCGATACGCCGCACTTTTCCCGCCACTTTCGTAGCGCCTTCGGCATGACACCATCACAGATGCGCAAGCGTGCCAGCGAGCCCGGCGGTGACAAGGTCGACCCCTTTTTCCTGCATGTCGAGGGCCGCCCGGCGCTCTGA
- a CDS encoding LysR family transcriptional regulator, which yields MTNIPTDLLRTFVTIKDLGGFTSAGELLGRSQPAISLQIKKLEEILNTKIFLRGSSLELTEDGEYLYEAARRILEVNDQIIAKVRGDNVSGKVRLGIPNDFELAFLPKALRNLSRVYPNIIVEVDCEISKVILQRYQKGHYDIALAMERAKENEDRDARDYRLENLEWVYKDSRLINGYEEPIPLIAYPQGCVYRSIMEEALQGQQHPFRFMYTSTSLLGIFSAVEEGLGITAMAKSVIPHNLKHASSARDLPELESVCIGLYYKERELNVASRHVLDFLRSGLANI from the coding sequence ATGACGAATATACCGACCGACCTGCTGAGGACCTTCGTCACGATAAAGGATCTGGGAGGCTTCACCAGCGCCGGCGAGCTACTCGGCCGCTCCCAGCCGGCGATCAGCCTCCAGATAAAGAAGCTGGAGGAGATACTCAATACCAAGATATTCCTGCGAGGCTCCAGTCTCGAGCTGACCGAGGATGGGGAATATCTCTATGAGGCTGCGCGGCGGATTCTGGAGGTCAATGATCAGATCATTGCCAAGGTCAGGGGAGACAATGTTTCCGGCAAGGTCAGGCTCGGCATTCCCAATGACTTCGAATTGGCCTTCCTGCCCAAGGCGTTGCGAAACCTGTCCCGGGTCTATCCCAACATCATCGTGGAAGTGGACTGTGAAATCAGCAAGGTGATCCTTCAGCGCTATCAAAAGGGGCACTATGACATCGCCCTGGCCATGGAGCGCGCCAAGGAGAACGAGGACAGGGACGCCCGGGACTACCGGCTGGAGAATCTGGAATGGGTCTACAAGGACAGCCGCCTCATCAATGGCTATGAGGAGCCCATCCCGCTAATTGCCTACCCCCAGGGGTGTGTCTACCGCTCCATCATGGAGGAGGCCCTGCAGGGCCAGCAACACCCTTTCCGGTTCATGTACACGAGCACCAGCCTGCTGGGCATTTTCTCGGCGGTCGAGGAGGGCCTAGGGATCACGGCCATGGCCAAATCGGTCATACCCCACAACCTGAAGCATGCCAGCAGTGCCAGGGACCTGCCGGAACTCGAGAGCGTCTGCATCGGCCTGTACTACAAGGAGCGCGAGCTCAATGTCGCATCCCGCCACGTGCTCGATTTCCTGCGCTCGGGACTGGCCAATATATGA
- a CDS encoding amidohydrolase family protein, which yields MTQNADKTTTLLGTRPLSEDGSHVLQSPMDIVIRDGVIQAIRPAGDASPEGEVVDASGTLAMPGFINGHHHSHENFHKGRYDRLPLELWMNYVRPARPLPLTADDVYLRTLVGACQALLSGTTCIVDDFNASPVLDHEHVEAALAAYEDVGIRALLGPTLFDVPFHESVPFIHEECSPATLASLAPGKATPSAEYLRLVESLAATRHPRDNRVGVLLAPSAPQRCTDALLGEVRALADRTGLPVIIHVQETRLQAASAWHQRGKTLFQHLDDLGFLAPGTSLIHAVWLTPDDIARIAASGASVQHNPNSNLKLGSGLMPMRALLDAGVNVSLGTDGCGSLESTDMLRVVANTALIHKLRGDDYRHWIGAEEALEAATQGGARALGLDGYLGQVVTGQRADLVLYRLDAPAFTPLNDPLRQLVFGESGGGIHSVWVEGEQVVADGKLTRLDQRVISQRIDQAMQRLRPAIDAAEGMTETLRPAYERIWSRCQALPLAPGTIPARFDE from the coding sequence ATGACACAGAATGCTGACAAGACCACGACGCTGTTGGGCACACGGCCTCTCAGCGAGGACGGCAGTCATGTCCTACAGTCGCCGATGGATATCGTTATCCGTGATGGCGTCATCCAGGCGATTCGTCCGGCGGGGGATGCTTCACCCGAAGGCGAGGTCGTCGACGCCTCCGGCACGCTCGCCATGCCGGGCTTCATCAATGGCCACCACCATTCCCACGAAAATTTCCACAAGGGGCGCTATGACCGCTTGCCCCTGGAGCTGTGGATGAACTACGTGCGGCCGGCCAGGCCCTTGCCGCTGACTGCCGACGATGTCTACCTGCGCACGCTGGTGGGCGCCTGCCAGGCCCTGCTATCAGGCACCACCTGCATCGTTGACGACTTCAATGCTTCGCCGGTGCTCGACCACGAACATGTCGAGGCCGCACTGGCCGCTTATGAAGATGTCGGCATCCGCGCGCTGTTGGGCCCTACGCTATTTGACGTGCCCTTTCACGAAAGCGTGCCGTTTATTCACGAGGAGTGTAGTCCCGCGACCCTGGCCAGTCTGGCGCCGGGCAAGGCGACCCCGTCGGCAGAGTATCTGCGCCTGGTCGAGTCACTCGCCGCGACGCGTCATCCTCGGGACAACCGCGTAGGTGTGCTACTTGCACCCTCAGCGCCACAGCGCTGCACTGATGCCCTGCTCGGCGAGGTGAGGGCGCTGGCCGACCGAACCGGTCTACCGGTGATCATCCACGTCCAGGAAACCCGCCTGCAGGCGGCCTCGGCCTGGCACCAGCGAGGCAAGACGCTTTTCCAGCATCTCGATGACCTGGGCTTTCTGGCGCCGGGAACCTCGCTGATTCATGCGGTGTGGCTGACCCCTGACGATATCGCGCGGATTGCCGCCAGTGGCGCCAGCGTGCAGCACAACCCCAACAGCAACCTCAAGCTGGGTTCGGGGCTGATGCCCATGCGTGCCCTGCTGGATGCCGGGGTCAATGTGAGCCTGGGCACCGATGGCTGCGGATCACTGGAGTCCACCGACATGCTCAGGGTGGTGGCCAACACGGCCCTGATCCACAAGCTGCGCGGAGACGACTATCGTCACTGGATTGGTGCCGAGGAGGCGCTTGAGGCCGCCACCCAGGGCGGGGCCCGGGCCTTGGGCCTTGACGGTTACTTAGGGCAGGTCGTGACTGGCCAGCGGGCCGACCTGGTGCTCTATCGGCTTGATGCACCAGCCTTTACGCCGCTCAATGATCCGCTGCGCCAGTTGGTCTTTGGTGAGAGCGGTGGCGGTATCCACTCGGTATGGGTGGAAGGCGAGCAGGTCGTCGCCGATGGCAAGCTGACCCGTCTCGACCAGCGCGTGATATCCCAGCGTATCGACCAGGCCATGCAGCGGCTGAGGCCGGCAATCGATGCCGCCGAGGGGATGACCGAAACCCTGCGACCAGCCTATGAACGCATCTGGTCCCGCTGCCAGGCCCTTCCCTTGGCACCGGGGACCATCCCTGCGCGCTTCGACGAATGA
- the glyA gene encoding serine hydroxymethyltransferase gives MNQVGLTTFDSQIAAAIADEVARQEAHVELIASENYASRAVMEAQGTQLTNKYAEGYPGKRYYGGCEHVDVVEKLAIERACDLFGADYANVQPHSGAQANAAAFMALVKPGDTVLGMSLAHGGHLTHGAAPNFSGKHYHAVQYGLNPETGEIDYEEVERLARSHKPKMIIAGFSAYARVVDWRRFRAIADEVGAWLLVDMAHVAGLVAAGLYPSPLPHAHVVTTTTHKTLRGPRGGLILSAHGDADLYKKLNGAVFPGQQGGPLMHVIAAKAVAFKEAMNQDFVRYQQRVIDNARAMAGVFVDRGYDVVSGGTDDHLFLVSLIKQGVTGKDADAALGRAHITVNKNAVPNDPESPFVTSGLRIGTPAITTRGFGESDSVELAGWICDILDVLAERGNTDAVEAEVREKVAELCERHPVYGAVAPATADEAATA, from the coding sequence ATGAACCAGGTTGGCCTCACCACATTCGATTCCCAGATTGCCGCTGCCATCGCCGACGAGGTGGCCCGGCAGGAAGCCCACGTCGAGCTGATCGCTTCCGAGAACTACGCCAGCCGCGCGGTAATGGAGGCCCAGGGCACTCAGCTGACCAACAAATACGCCGAGGGCTATCCTGGCAAGCGTTACTACGGCGGCTGCGAGCACGTCGATGTGGTCGAGAAGCTTGCCATCGAGCGCGCCTGCGACCTCTTCGGTGCCGACTATGCCAACGTCCAGCCCCACTCCGGCGCCCAGGCCAATGCAGCGGCGTTCATGGCCCTGGTGAAGCCGGGTGATACGGTACTTGGCATGAGCCTGGCCCACGGCGGCCACCTGACCCACGGGGCGGCACCCAACTTCTCCGGCAAGCACTACCACGCCGTGCAGTACGGCCTGAACCCGGAGACCGGCGAGATCGACTACGAGGAAGTCGAACGCCTGGCTCGCAGCCACAAGCCGAAGATGATCATTGCCGGCTTCTCGGCCTACGCCCGGGTAGTCGATTGGCGCCGCTTCCGCGCCATCGCCGACGAAGTAGGCGCCTGGCTGCTGGTGGACATGGCCCACGTGGCAGGCCTCGTGGCGGCCGGCCTCTATCCGAGCCCGCTGCCCCATGCCCACGTGGTGACCACCACCACCCACAAGACCCTGCGCGGCCCGCGCGGTGGCCTGATCCTCTCCGCCCATGGCGATGCGGACCTTTACAAGAAGCTCAACGGCGCGGTCTTCCCAGGCCAGCAGGGCGGCCCGTTGATGCACGTGATCGCGGCCAAGGCGGTGGCATTCAAGGAGGCCATGAACCAGGACTTCGTACGCTACCAGCAGCGGGTGATCGACAACGCCCGGGCCATGGCTGGAGTCTTCGTCGACCGCGGCTATGACGTGGTCTCCGGCGGCACCGATGACCATCTGTTCCTGGTCTCGCTGATCAAGCAGGGCGTCACCGGCAAGGATGCCGACGCGGCGCTGGGCCGTGCCCATATCACCGTCAACAAGAACGCCGTGCCCAACGATCCCGAGAGCCCCTTCGTCACGTCGGGTTTGCGTATCGGCACCCCGGCAATCACCACGCGCGGTTTCGGTGAGAGCGATAGCGTCGAGCTGGCCGGCTGGATCTGCGACATCCTCGACGTGCTGGCCGAACGCGGCAATACCGATGCCGTGGAAGCCGAGGTGCGCGAAAAGGTCGCCGAGCTCTGTGAACGGCATCCGGTCTACGGTGCTGTTGCCCCGGCAACGGCCGACGAAGCCGCCACTGCCTGA
- a CDS encoding BCCT family transporter: protein MVLHSGPFKGVNPLVTLVSVALIAAFIALAILFPQTTTELIDRGRTYVTFYFNWWYVGLAASFLIFLVALAFSKYGRLKLGADDDKPEFGYFTWFAMLYAAGQGIGIIFWSIAEPIMHLSHGTPFSSAVGNGEAADVAMRLAYFHWGLNAWAIYCIVALSLALMAYRYGKPLSIRYTLYPILGERVNGWIGNLIDIIAVFATLFGIATSLGLGVQQINAGLNYLWGVPVSSLVQVTLIAGITVLALISVLTGLKRGIKYLSQANMWLTFLLLAFFFIFGPTRYIIGGFLDSMGDYLRTVIPLSFYTGSNATAANGGDSWQDSWQGWWTVFYWGWWMSWAPFVGVFVARVSKGRTIREFIFGVVGVSSLLSFVWLSAYGGTAIYQELFGSGGISDAVSNDVSLALYATFSAMDLGILGVLAGFFGTVLVATYFITSSDSGTLVITTILSEGAPHPLARHRIFWGVTEGAIAAVLLLVGGTWALSTLQTAAILSALPFSIIMVLMAYSILRAVQQDSYFLEQHALTSAAEAKI, encoded by the coding sequence ATGGTCCTGCACTCGGGCCCCTTCAAAGGGGTGAATCCGCTGGTTACTCTGGTGTCTGTCGCCCTCATAGCGGCCTTCATCGCTCTCGCCATCCTCTTCCCTCAAACGACTACCGAGCTGATCGACCGGGGAAGAACCTATGTGACTTTCTACTTCAACTGGTGGTATGTCGGGCTTGCAGCGAGCTTTCTCATTTTTCTTGTTGCCCTGGCGTTCAGCAAGTATGGACGACTCAAGCTGGGCGCTGACGATGACAAGCCGGAGTTCGGCTACTTCACCTGGTTTGCCATGCTCTACGCGGCCGGGCAGGGCATCGGCATCATCTTCTGGTCCATTGCCGAGCCGATCATGCACCTCTCCCACGGGACCCCCTTCTCGTCGGCGGTGGGCAACGGCGAGGCAGCCGATGTGGCGATGCGCCTTGCCTACTTCCACTGGGGGCTAAATGCCTGGGCCATCTACTGTATCGTTGCTCTCAGCCTGGCGCTGATGGCCTATCGCTACGGAAAACCGCTCAGCATTCGCTACACGCTCTATCCCATCCTTGGAGAGCGAGTCAATGGCTGGATTGGTAACCTCATCGATATCATTGCTGTCTTTGCCACCCTGTTCGGCATTGCTACCTCTCTGGGGCTTGGCGTACAGCAGATCAATGCTGGGCTTAACTATCTGTGGGGTGTGCCTGTCAGTAGCCTGGTACAGGTTACGCTGATTGCCGGCATCACCGTGCTGGCACTGATTTCGGTACTGACGGGCCTGAAGCGGGGTATCAAGTATCTCTCCCAGGCTAACATGTGGCTGACCTTCCTGCTGCTGGCCTTCTTCTTCATCTTTGGCCCGACCCGCTACATCATCGGCGGCTTCCTGGACTCCATGGGTGACTACCTGAGAACGGTGATACCCCTGAGCTTCTATACCGGCAGCAACGCTACGGCTGCCAATGGGGGCGACTCCTGGCAGGACTCCTGGCAAGGCTGGTGGACCGTCTTCTATTGGGGGTGGTGGATGTCCTGGGCACCGTTCGTCGGGGTCTTCGTGGCGCGTGTCTCCAAGGGAAGGACCATCCGAGAGTTCATCTTTGGCGTGGTAGGTGTCTCGTCACTACTCTCGTTTGTCTGGCTGTCTGCCTATGGGGGCACGGCCATCTATCAAGAGCTCTTCGGCAGCGGGGGAATTTCCGATGCGGTCTCCAATGATGTCTCCCTTGCGCTCTATGCCACTTTCTCGGCGATGGACTTGGGCATTCTCGGGGTCTTGGCCGGGTTCTTCGGCACGGTACTGGTGGCAACCTATTTCATAACCTCATCCGACTCGGGCACCCTGGTCATCACCACCATACTCAGTGAAGGTGCCCCGCATCCGCTGGCACGGCACCGCATCTTCTGGGGCGTCACGGAAGGAGCCATAGCCGCCGTACTGCTTCTGGTGGGGGGCACCTGGGCATTGTCGACCCTGCAGACGGCAGCCATCCTCTCGGCGCTTCCCTTCTCGATCATCATGGTGCTGATGGCCTACTCGATCCTGCGAGCCGTTCAGCAAGACAGCTACTTTCTCGAGCAACATGCGCTAACGTCCGCTGCGGAGGCAAAGATCTGA
- a CDS encoding M24 family metallopeptidase, whose protein sequence is MQLPSLIEIPNGQKVFPTFSDAEMQGRLACLRKAMAANDIDAVVMTSYHNINYFSDFVYCKFGRDYGLVVTQDRFTTVTANIDGGQPWRRNRLGDNIVYTDWQKDNFFKAVKQLCEGRRRVGVEFDHLTLQNQQKFLAALGEVELVDIGMPTMQMRMIKSAEEIALIRQGARVADVGGVAVRDAITAGVPEYEVALAGQAAMVREIAKTYPNSELMDTWVWFQSGINTDGAHNPVTSRRVQPGDILSLNTFPMISGYYTALERTLFCEHASDEHLRLWEANCEVHRRGQELIKPGVRCCDIAHELNDIFAKHDLLQYRTFGYGHSFGTLSHYYGREAGLELREDIETVLEPNMVVSMEPMIMVPEGRPGAGGYREHDILVVNEHGAENITGFPYGPEHNIIK, encoded by the coding sequence ATGCAACTTCCATCGCTGATCGAGATTCCCAACGGGCAAAAGGTTTTTCCCACCTTCTCGGACGCCGAGATGCAAGGAAGGCTGGCGTGCCTCAGGAAGGCCATGGCAGCCAATGATATCGACGCCGTGGTGATGACGTCATATCACAACATCAACTACTTCAGCGATTTCGTCTATTGCAAGTTTGGGCGTGACTATGGCCTTGTCGTCACGCAAGACCGCTTCACGACCGTCACCGCCAATATCGACGGCGGCCAGCCTTGGCGGCGCAATCGCCTGGGCGACAATATCGTTTATACCGACTGGCAAAAGGACAACTTCTTCAAGGCGGTCAAGCAGCTCTGCGAGGGCCGCCGCCGGGTCGGCGTCGAGTTCGATCACCTGACGCTGCAGAACCAGCAGAAGTTCCTGGCGGCCTTGGGTGAGGTGGAGCTGGTGGATATCGGCATGCCGACCATGCAGATGCGCATGATCAAGTCTGCCGAGGAGATCGCACTGATTCGCCAGGGCGCGCGTGTCGCCGACGTGGGTGGCGTGGCCGTGCGTGATGCCATTACCGCTGGCGTGCCGGAATACGAAGTGGCGCTGGCGGGCCAGGCTGCCATGGTGCGCGAGATCGCCAAGACCTATCCCAACAGCGAGCTGATGGATACCTGGGTCTGGTTCCAGTCGGGCATCAACACCGACGGCGCCCACAATCCGGTGACCAGCCGTCGCGTCCAGCCCGGCGACATTCTGAGCCTGAACACCTTCCCGATGATCTCGGGCTACTATACCGCTCTGGAGAGGACCCTGTTCTGCGAACACGCCTCCGACGAGCACCTGCGGCTGTGGGAGGCAAACTGCGAGGTCCACCGCCGGGGCCAGGAGCTGATCAAGCCCGGGGTGCGCTGCTGCGACATCGCCCATGAGCTCAACGACATCTTCGCCAAGCATGACCTGCTCCAGTACCGCACCTTCGGCTACGGCCATTCCTTCGGTACCCTGAGCCACTACTATGGCCGTGAGGCGGGCCTGGAACTGCGCGAGGATATCGAGACGGTGCTCGAGCCCAACATGGTCGTCTCCATGGAGCCCATGATCATGGTGCCGGAAGGGCGTCCGGGGGCCGGCGGCTACCGCGAGCACGACATCCTGGTGGTCAACGAGCATGGGGCCGAGAACATCACCGGCTTCCCGTATGGGCCGGAGCACAACATCATCAAGTAA
- a CDS encoding creatininase — translation MNSVKIAEMDWVTYRDTVGQGTCKILLPVGAIEQHGPHMSLNPDVLIPEHIACRVAERSGNMLVAPPIAYGYKSQVKSGGGNFFPGTTCVSGRALEEYAYDVILAFMAHGNREFIVLNGHYENSMFLVEAADRAVKHARLAGIEIKVVLLSYWDFINEATIEKVFPDGFSGWAVEHGGVLETSIMLKIHPDLVDMSKAVDIAPAEFPPYDVFPPDPSWVPSSGTLSSPAKATAEKGGWILDECIEKISRTFG, via the coding sequence ATGAATAGCGTCAAGATAGCGGAAATGGACTGGGTAACCTATCGCGACACGGTGGGGCAGGGTACCTGCAAGATCCTGCTGCCCGTTGGTGCCATCGAGCAGCATGGGCCCCATATGTCGTTGAACCCTGATGTGCTGATCCCGGAGCATATTGCCTGCCGGGTGGCCGAACGAAGTGGCAACATGCTGGTTGCCCCGCCCATCGCCTATGGCTACAAGTCCCAGGTCAAGTCAGGGGGAGGAAACTTCTTTCCGGGCACCACCTGCGTGAGTGGCCGCGCCCTGGAGGAGTACGCCTATGACGTGATCCTCGCGTTCATGGCGCACGGGAACCGGGAGTTCATCGTCCTCAACGGCCACTACGAGAATTCGATGTTCCTGGTGGAGGCCGCCGACCGTGCCGTGAAACATGCCAGACTCGCCGGCATCGAGATCAAGGTCGTGCTGCTCTCGTACTGGGACTTCATCAACGAGGCCACCATCGAGAAAGTGTTTCCGGACGGCTTCTCGGGCTGGGCGGTCGAACACGGGGGCGTGCTCGAGACCTCGATCATGCTCAAGATCCATCCCGACCTGGTGGACATGTCGAAGGCCGTGGATATTGCACCGGCCGAGTTCCCACCCTATGACGTCTTCCCGCCCGACCCCAGCTGGGTGCCCAGTTCGGGAACCCTCTCATCACCGGCGAAAGCAACGGCTGAGAAAGGCGGATGGATACTCGATGAGTGCATAGAGAAGATTTCTCGAACCTTCGGTTAA
- a CDS encoding YgjV family protein translates to MSLEWLGIQLLGGVAALLGVFAFQCRQDVRMLLLLAGSCLVWSLHFLMLAQPTAALLNLITAVRNLVGIRYRGAWLAGSFITLYLVSGGVSWRSAWDLLPVIAVVTGSIGVFFLQGLSRRSALLVGSLLWLVFNLQAGSVPGVIVMATDAASNAFRITRWRKTVNSLKPEE, encoded by the coding sequence ATGAGCCTCGAATGGCTGGGCATACAGTTGCTCGGTGGTGTGGCTGCGCTACTCGGCGTGTTTGCCTTCCAGTGCCGGCAGGATGTGCGCATGCTGCTGCTGCTGGCAGGCTCCTGCCTGGTCTGGAGCCTGCATTTCCTGATGCTGGCACAGCCCACGGCTGCCTTGCTCAACCTGATCACCGCGGTACGCAATCTGGTAGGGATTCGCTACAGGGGCGCCTGGCTGGCCGGCTCGTTCATCACGCTCTATCTGGTCTCGGGTGGGGTGAGCTGGCGCAGTGCTTGGGACCTCCTGCCGGTCATTGCCGTGGTGACGGGCAGTATTGGTGTGTTCTTCCTCCAGGGATTGTCGCGTCGCAGCGCACTGCTGGTCGGCAGCCTACTCTGGCTAGTCTTCAACCTGCAGGCCGGTTCGGTTCCGGGTGTGATCGTGATGGCGACCGATGCGGCGTCCAATGCATTTCGGATAACTCGTTGGCGTAAAACCGTCAACTCGCTCAAACCAGAAGAGTGA
- a CDS encoding tripartite tricarboxylate transporter substrate binding protein, translated as MSRSLLPRTILAASLAAATTLTTGQVLAEESHLPDEPIRFVTPYPAGGSHSLHAGIITAVGEEFLGRPLISVIRGGGGGAVAAAEVAGSTPNGTMLLFGDPTINSLRPQVEDLPYVMDDFVAVARINYSPAIFVTTPDQPFQSIGELVEYAEENPDEVVYSSDNRNGFTYTVFEMLKSTAGIDMRGVELGGGGPAVTQLLGGNTMAYAGDPSVVGEHLEAGSLVGLCVTDTERFEAYGDIPTCQEEGYDVVFQFWRGVMAPAGTPPEVIAELSDGFQRLTEDEGFLRLIGQIGSGIQFLGHEAFADALAAEQAALREAYLGE; from the coding sequence ATGTCCCGTTCCCTCCTGCCCCGTACCATACTGGCCGCATCGCTCGCCGCGGCTACCACCCTTACCACCGGCCAGGTTCTCGCCGAGGAGAGCCACCTGCCCGATGAGCCGATCCGCTTCGTCACGCCCTATCCCGCCGGAGGCTCCCACTCCCTGCACGCCGGCATCATTACCGCGGTTGGCGAGGAGTTTCTGGGCCGACCACTGATCTCGGTGATCCGTGGCGGCGGCGGCGGTGCGGTGGCCGCCGCCGAGGTGGCCGGCAGTACGCCAAACGGCACCATGCTGCTATTCGGTGACCCGACCATCAATTCACTGCGCCCGCAGGTCGAAGATCTGCCCTACGTGATGGATGACTTCGTGGCGGTTGCCCGCATCAACTATAGCCCGGCAATCTTTGTCACCACCCCCGATCAGCCTTTCCAGAGCATCGGTGAACTGGTTGAGTACGCTGAGGAAAATCCCGACGAGGTGGTCTACAGCTCCGACAACCGGAACGGCTTCACCTATACGGTATTCGAGATGCTCAAGTCCACTGCCGGTATTGATATGCGTGGCGTCGAACTGGGCGGCGGCGGTCCGGCGGTGACCCAACTGCTGGGGGGCAATACCATGGCCTATGCCGGTGACCCCAGCGTGGTGGGTGAGCATCTCGAGGCAGGTAGCCTGGTTGGGCTTTGTGTCACCGATACCGAGCGTTTCGAGGCCTATGGAGACATCCCCACCTGCCAGGAAGAGGGCTACGACGTGGTCTTCCAGTTCTGGCGCGGGGTGATGGCACCGGCTGGTACACCGCCCGAAGTCATTGCCGAGCTCAGCGATGGATTCCAGCGCTTGACCGAGGATGAAGGCTTCCTGCGGCTGATCGGCCAGATTGGCTCCGGCATCCAGTTCCTCGGGCATGAGGCCTTTGCTGATGCACTGGCGGCCGAGCAGGCGGCACTGCGTGAAGCTTACCTGGGCGAATAG